Sequence from the Longimicrobium sp. genome:
GCTTCCGAGTTTCCGGATGGACACTAGGTAGCGGGGAGGAGGTGGTCGCCATTCCCAATAGCAACGAGGTTTGGGTGACGATTGTAGTGCCGAGGAACCAGCCCCTAGAACCAATCTGAAAGATGAGCGAGATAGCAGACCTTGACAGTAGCTAGCCCAGGTGCCCCAGGTGCCACAGCGAGGTGAAACAGCGTCCGTCAGGTTGAAAGGGGCTCTGGAGCAAGATTGCGCCGGAGTTCTTCGTATGCGTCCCCCTTGCTTCCTGCCGAGGGTTCAATCGCAGCCTCTGCCAGCCGCTCCGTGTAGCGAATAGGAAGGTATTGCGCTCCGCGGAGGAATCCCGAGGTAAGCATGGGATTCGACCAATCGGCGCCTATCCCATTGAGCATTGGTTCGGTAGGGTTGATCCCCTGATCCGGAATGCGGTGCTGACGAAGGAGCGCAAGTACGGTACACCCAGATAAGCCGCTCATCCGAGCCGTCAACGAGTGGAGGACGGACCGGTTGAAGGTCATAAGAGCTTTGTTTTGAACCGAGCAATACGTCTGGACAACATCAGTGATGAACCGAAGATGGTGCGGCAACAGAACGGCGAGTTCTACGGTCCAGTTGGGCCACAGAGCACTTGGTTGGGTGAGTGTGGTGATCGTAGGCACTATCGCCCTACCGACGGTGGGCACGACGGCGCTACCTCCTCATCGACCGTGTCGCGTACGGCTGGGAGAATGGCAAATCCCCCGTGCTGAAGTACCTGCTGCACGGGTTCGGCAACAATCCCGGATTGCGCAGCAAGTCAAGAACCCCCTCGCGGACGACCTCGCCCAGGGGGCGGCTGACCAGGACGTTTCCGTGCGTGTGCCGAGTTACATCCTAGTGGCGGTCGATCAGATGGCGGAGATGGTCGGCATCAAGAACCGTTCAGAGGTCGTCCGCGGAATCCTGGCCTCGGCGAAGGAGGACGTTCTGGAGGATCACGATCCCGCGCTCGCAGGGGGGATGCAGCGGGCGATGGCCATAGCGTAGCGGCAGCCGCGAGCCCCTGAGCTTCGGATTTCCACTCAGCGCACCGACGCGTCGGCGGGGTTCGTAGCCGCGGGATACTACCCAGCGGCGGCGTAGAGGTTGGCAACGGTGTACAGGCGCCGCTCGCGCGTGAGGACGGGCACCAGAATCCGCCGGTAGCCGGGGCCCTCGAAACGGTCAATCGCCGGCCAGGCCGCCGCCAGTGCGGGAGCGGAGAGTACCTTCACGGGGACGGAGGGTCCCCCGGCACGCGGGCGGCACGCTGGGTAACCGAGCGTCGCGCCCCATCCCTCAGGAAACAGATCGCCCTCGATCACCCCGTCCGTCCAGTCGCCGCCGAGCGGCGCGACGACGTGATGGTTGGGCCGGCCGGGCGCTAGCGTGCCGTATACCGCAAGCGTGTGGCGCGTCGCGAAGAGCTCGTGAAGCCGGCGTTCGGCATAGGCGGCGGGCTCATCGTCCACATCGGCGCTCCGCCAGCGCGCGGTGTTCGCGGCGGCAACCAGGCGGTTCACTTCGTCGAATGACAGATCCACGCTGACTTCAACCGTCTCGATGGTTATGCACTCATCCGCGGCGGCGCACGCGGCGAATTCGGGGCCATCCGATCTGTGGTGCGCCCTAAAGTTCGCGAACAGTTGCGCAAGGGGATACTTCATCCGCTGTCCGATTTAGTAAGCGTTGCTCCGCGAGCGAAAGAGTTGGGTGGGGCGTCGATGCCACGGTGGGAGTCCCTTTGTTGCCCCGGCCCCGGTTCCGGCGGCGCGCGGCCGATGCGCGCGAGAAAGGCCTAAAAGGGTTGCGGGAACGAGCATACCAGTACTAAGGCCCGCCGGTTGGCGCGCGGAACGCCGAATGCTCGGAGACCGGTCCCGCCAGCGTGTGTACCGCACGTACGGCACCTGGCAGTCCGCGTCTTCTCCGCCAGCCCGCCTGCGCTGCGTGAGCACGCTCTGTCTCTGGTACCACCCCTTCGATGCGGGGGCCGCCGCGTCCGACCCGCTCCCCGCAGAGCTCGCCGCGGCGGGGCTCACCCCCGTGCCGCGCGACCGGGACGAGCCCGAAGGTCCTGGGATCGTGGCCTTCAGCGAGGTGAGCGACCAGCTGTACGAGTGCATTCACGAGGCGAGCCGCGGGGGGGCGGAACGGGTGCTGGCCGTGGCCGCGAGCCCGGCCGCGCTGGCGGACGGCGCGGGGTGGCACCTGCTGCGCGCCGGCGCTTCGGACGTGCTGGCGCGCGGCAGGCCATCGCTGGCGACCGAGGTGGCCGCACGCTTCCAGCGGTGGAGCGCGGTGGACCGGCTGGTGGCATCGCCGCTGGTGCAGAACAACCTCATTGGGCGCAGCCCCGTGTGGCGCTCCGTGCTGCGCCAGGTGGTGGAGGTGGCGACCTTTACCGATGCGCCCGTGCTGGTGACGGGGGAGAGCGGGACGGGAAAGGAGCTGATCGCCAACCTCGTGCACTCGCTGGACACCCGCCCCCGCAAGCGGGACCTCGTGGTGCTGGACTGCACCACCGTGGTCCCGGAACTCTCGGGGAGCGAGTTCTTTGGACACGAGCGCGGCGCGTTCACCGGCGCGGTGGGGGTGCGCGACGGCGCGTTCGCGCTGGCGGACGGCGGGACGCTCTTCCTGGACGAGATAGGTGAGCTTCCGCTGGTGCTCCAGGCGCAGCTGCTGCGCGCGGTTCAGGAACGCACTTACAAGCGGGTGGGCGGCAACGCCTGGCAGCAGAGCAGCTTCCGGCTGGTGTGCGCCACCAACCGCGTCCTTCAGGAGGAGGTGGCGCGCGGGCGCTTCCGCTCGGACTTCTACTACCGCATCGCGAGCGTCACCTGCCGCGTTCCCCCGCTGCGCGACCGCCCGGAAGACGTGGTGCCGCTCTTTCTCCACTTCCTGGGGAAGTTCCTCTCCGGCCGGCCGGTGCCGGAGCTGGACGGCGCCGTGCGCGACTTCCTGCTGCGGCGCGCCTACCCCGGCAACGTGCGCGACCTGCGGCAGCTCGCGGCGCGCATCGCGTACCGGCACGTGGGGGAGGGCGCCATCACGCTGGGCGACCTTCCCGAGGACGAGCGGCCGATGGACGGGGCGGAGTCCGCGGGCGGGTGGCCGGACGACGCGCTGGAGTGCTCGCTGCGGCGGGCGCTGGCGCACGGGCTGGGGCTGAAGGAGATCGGGCGGCTGGCGTCGGAGACGGCCATCCGCATCGCGGTGGGCGACGAGGCGGGAAACCTGCAGCGCGCGGCGCAGCGGCTGGGCGTCACGGACCGGGCGCTGCAGATGAGGAAGGCGCAGAACGGGGGGCGCTCGGCGGGCTCCGCGGCGAACTGAGCGGCTGTTTCACACAGGGACACGGAGGGGCACGGAAAGAACCGCAGGAGGGTTTCTGTGGCTCCTGAGCGCCTGACCCGCACCACTTCCTGAACGGAGCGCCCCACCTCCATCACCGGGTTTGCAGCAGGATGCTGTGGCGCGTAGTGAAGGAGACGGGCTCTCCCCTGCGCACCGATCCATCCAATGTTCGGAACCAGGTACGCAGGGACGCAGGCGGCCTACCGAACATGGGCGGGATCGCACGTAGCGGCGGTGGTCGTTTCCTTCACTCCGCGCCAGAGTTCGATGCAGGGGCAGGGGACGTGTGGCGCTCCGTTCAGGAAGTGGATGGTCAGGGGATGAACGCTTCGCCCTCCCAGGGATCGGAGGGGGCGGGACGTTCGTGCGCGCCGGCGGGGACGGGGGGCGGGCCTTCGATGGCGGCGGCGGCGCGCGGGGGGCGAACGCGTGCGGTCAGGCGCAGGAGGTTGCCGCCCAGTACCAGCCGCTCGTCCTCGTCCGATAGGTGGAGGGCGCGGATCTTTTCCAGCTCGACGCCGGGGTGGAGCCAGGGGCCGTCGGACCCAAAGAGGAACTTGCGGGCACCCGCGCGTCCAACAGCCTCCTGCAGCAGGTCGAAGCGGCGCACGCCCGAGGTGTCGGTGTAGACGTTGGGATAGCGGATCAGCGGGTCCACGAGCGCCACCTGCGCGCGCCAGTCGTCCGCGAAGCTCCCCAGGTGCGGGATGATGAAGCGCACGTCCGGGTACTCGCGCGCCAGCAGCTCCACGGCCGAGACTTCGCCCATGACGTCGTAGAGCACGGGGAGGCGGTACGCGCGCGCGGCTTCGCAGATCTCGCGGCTGATGCGCGCATCGTGGCGGTGCACCTTGATCCCCCGGAAGCCGTGCCGCTCCACCGCCTCGCGCACCATCGCGGCCACGCGCCCGCGGTCGCGCGACGCGTGCACGAAGGCGAAGCCCCAGAACCGGTCGGGGCTCGCGCGCACGATCGCCGCCACCTGCCGGTTCGCGGCGAGGTAGTCGGAGTGGAAGGCGGCAAAGATCACCGTCCGCCGGATCCCGTACTCCCGCGCCCAGCGCAGGTAGCCGTCCAGCGGCGCCGAGGTGTCCCACGGGCCCGTGAGGCCGTCGCCGGTGCCGGCGTGGCAGTGGCAGTCGATGATCATCGGCGCATTCCCCTAACGGCGGGCCTCACGCGGAGACGTGGAGGCGCGGAGAACTGCAACAGCGGGCTCACACAGAGACACGGAGACACAGAGGAAAGGCGCAGAAGCCCTCTCTGTGCCTCTGTGGCTCTGCGTGAGATTGCTGTTCCTGGTTGCATGTTGCCGTCAGCCCGAAGCGCCTCAGCCCCAACCGATCGGGGCAATCTCGTACGGCGTCGCCTGCTTGCCGAGTGAGACGCCCCTGGGGTCCAGGAACGCGGGCGGATTGACGTGGCTCACCGAGATTCCCAGGTCGTTGATCCAGACCGGGTTCCTGGGGGTGCGGACGGTCAGCTCGTAGCCGGTATTCGTCAGGATGCGCACCAGAACGTGCTCTACGTCTTCGCGCAGGAGCTGCAAGTCGGCGGCGTTCGTCGGGGCGAAGGCGCGGTCCTTGGGCTGCTGCTGCACCCTCTGGCTGGGGAGCGCGGCGATCGTTCCCACGCAGACCACGTAGGGAGCGAAGTCGACGTCGAACGCACGGAGCACGTCGATGCGCGGCCGCATTCGGTCCTGCTCCTTCGTCTCGCCCACGTACAGCGGGCGGAGGTAAGTGCCGCCCAGCTCGCGCGCCGACTTCTTCGTCTTCCCGTTCACCGTCTCCGGCGCCGCGGTGCGCTTCGCCAGGACGTACACGACCTTCCTGGGGTCCGTCACGCCCAGGTTCCGCGCCTGGGCGAGGGGGAGCTGCTTCCATGTGATCTGCACTCTCGCGCCCCGGACGCGGAGGTCCTGGGACTTGCCGGTCCTGGGGTGCTTGTACGGTCGCGTGGAGCCCGACGCGCCCACGGGGACGAGCTCGGCGTCCGCCTCATCCTCCGGGCGCACCATCAGGATCTCGCCCTCGGTGGGCCCCCTGGGGCGCACCAGGAGGCGGAAGCCGGGGGCCGAGAAGACGGGAAGCGGAGGGCCGTTCTGGCCTCCAATCGTCTCCGGCGTGCGCCGCGCCGCCTGTGCCGCGCGCCCCACCGCCCGCACGAGGAGTGGACCGGGATCGCCCGCGAGGGGGCCGCCCGTGATGCCGCGGAGCTGCTCCGGGCGCAGCCGCGAGAGGATCGTGTGGAGGCTGTCGTGCGGCAGCTGGAGCGTGTATCCGTCGCGCGTGGTCCACATGCGTGCCTCGGATCGCGAAAGAAGGTTGGTGTTCAGCGCGGGCGGGCGGTGCGCACGGGGCGCACGGCGACGATGTCGCCCCCGCGCCGTCCCTTCGCGGGCCTGGTCACGATCCCGAAGCGGCGGCCCCCCGCCTGTCCCGCAAACACCGGATAGCCCTTGCCGCTGCGCCGGTTGCGCAGCGTGCCGATGCGGCGGGCTCCGCGCGCCAGGCCGGCCAGGCGCCCCATCGAGGTGCGGGGGTCCGGCCAGGGAAGACGCGCGCGCAGGCGGTCGAGCCACCAGTGCGGGATCCTGAGCGCGTGGCCGTCGCGCGTGACGTAGCTGAGCCCGCAGGCGCAGCCGGGGTCGCCGCAGCGGCAGGGCGGGGGAGGGGGCGGCGCATCGGCGTAGACCGCGTCCGGGGCTGCGTCCGCGCCGGGCTCATTCGACGCGCCCGGGTCGCCCGCGTCTCCGCCGCCCTCGACGGGGGCCGGAGGCTCGAGGGAGGCGTCGGCGTCGATGTCGGGGTCGGTCTCCCACTCGTTGGCGGTGCCCAGGGGGAGGCGCGTGGCCTCCTGGTAGGCGGCGCGCAGGAGCGGGCCGTACTCTGCCACCTTGCCGCTTCCATTGTAGTACCGCGCCACCTGGTCCCAGTCGCGGGCGCGGATGTGCAGCAGCAGGCCGCCTTTCCCGGGCGCCAGCTTGGTGCGGCAGAAGTCGAAGAAGCCCAGCACGTGCGCGCGCTCGCTGGTCTGGAACGCCTGGTACATGGCGCGCGCGGTGGCATAGCCGATGTCCGCGTGGCTGGCCCCCATGATCTGCGGCCCGCCCATGCTGATGCACTTCAGCGCGGTCTCTTCGCCGGCCAGCCGCGACGCGAGCGCCAGGACGCGGTACTCCGACTTCTGGTCGTCGGTGTGCATCTTCTCCCAGGCGCCGGAGGGGCTCTCGCGGAACATGTGCCCCACCCAGGGCTTGCCGGGAACCCCTGCACGGCCGCCGTGGCGGAAGTGCTGGTCATAGAGCGCCGGGTTCTTTTGCCCCCAGCGGTCCCACAGGTAGTGGTTCTCGAAGCGGATGATGGCGCGCCCCACGGTGTGTTCGCGCCCGCCGCTCTCGATGCGCCAGACGGCGAGCACGGCCGCGACGTCGATCCCCAGCTGGCTCCCCACGGCGCTCATCAGCCCGCCCAGGCGGTTGTAGGTCCGCGCCAGCGCCTGCCGGTTCCTGGACCAGCGCGAGTCGATGGCGATGGGGGTCGCCGGCGGCATCGGCAGCCGCTGGAGGCGCGCGTCGTGGACGAGGAAGCCGCCCGCCGTGCCGACGCTCGTCGGGCTCCCGCCGCCGGCGCCCGCCGAACCCCCGACGCTCGTCGGGCCTCCGGCGAGCAGCGGACGCAGGGCGGCCCACGTCTGGGGCCCCAGGATGCCGTCGGCCGCCAGCCCGCGTCGCGCCTGCCAGAGCGCGAGGGCACGGGCAAGCGAAGCCTCGTCGGGCGACTGGTTGGTGAAGCCGACCGCGCGGGCGATGGCGTCGAAATGCGGCATCCACCCCAGCGACGACGCGTAGCTCCGGTTCGCCGCCACGGCGCGCGCCACCGCGTCGGCCGAGAGGGAGCCGCCGCTCGTCTCCTGCTCGGGGCCCCACCAGGGGCCGCCGCTCATCCCGCCCTGCACCTTGCCGACGAATAGCTTGGCCATGGTACCGTCCTCCGTGATTCGGAAGCCGCGGCGGCCAGCAGCGCGTCCGCGGCGTGGATGATCTGGTCCGGCCGGTGCGCGGCGGTTACGAGGAAGGCGAGGCGCGGAACCTTCCCCGCCAGGAGCACCGATCGCACTCCGCGGCGCAGGAGGCGGGCGTGCAGCTCCCCGGCGCCGATCGCCCCCGCCCGCTCCAGGCTCTGCACCGGGAAGCTCCCCCCCACCGGGCGGATCCCACCCTCGGCCAGGCGCCGCCGGAAGAGCGCCACGCGGCGGGCCAGCCGCAGCCGCAGCGCGTCCCCGTGCTCGGCGTTCACGCGGAGGGCCCGCTCCGCCGCCGCCACCACCGCGGCGGAGGGAGGGCTGCAGTGCATCCGCGTCTGGCTCCCCTCCTCGAGCTCCGCCACCCGCGCGGCGTCGCCCATGAGGACCGCGCCGGGGACGCCGAATCCCTTTGCCAGCGACGCCGCCACCAGCACCCCCTCCCCGTGCACCCCCCAGCGGCGGAGCGACCCGCCCCCGCCTCGTCCGTACGGCGCACCTGGGCCGGGGCTCTCGCCGATCACGCCGAACGCCTGGGTGTCGTCCAGCACCAGCACGCCCCCCGCCTCGCGCACCGCCTGGGCGTACTCGGCGACTGGCGCCGGGCGGCCGCATCCGGGGCAGAAGCCGTCCGCGGCCACCACCGGCGCCCCGCGGCCGCGCGCCTTTCGCAGCGAGCGCCGCAGCGCGTCCGGGTCGTGGTGGGCGAAGGTGCTCACCGGCGACCCGCGCCCCGCCGCCCGCTCCGCGCCCCACCGCGCCACCGCGTACGCCCCCGCATCCAGGTGCACGGGGGCGCCCCCGGCGGCCAGCACCCCGAACAGGTCCCAGAAGAGGTGCAGGGTGGAGGGGGCCAGCGTGCCGGCCCCGCACCCGGCCAGGGCGGCGAGCGCCCCCGCTACCTCGCGCGCCCCGGGAGGGTCCGCCAGCGCCGCGGGCCGGCCGGTGGTGAGCCGGGCCCACGGCCGCAGCGACCCCGCCCCGTGGCGCAGCCCCAGGTACAGGGCCGAGGTGAAGTCGGCCATCTAGCGCCAGCGCGAGCGCAGCGCCTGCTCCCGCCGGGCCAGGTGGTACGAGGGGGGAAGCGAGCGCTCGTCCTCGCGCCGGGTGGCCACCACGTCGTCGGTCAGGTTGACGCCGGTGGCCGTGTAGTACGCGTGGACGTAGTTCTGGATCTCCGGCCGCCAGTAGCGCACCCAGGCGCGGGCCTGCTCCTGGTCCACCACGTTGGTCCAGTTGCCGTAGCGGATGGAGAGGAGGATGCGCTCGCCGGAGCGCGCCAGGTCGGCGAAGTGCACGCTGCTGGTGTCGCCCCACCCCTGCAGCCGCTTCATGGCGTCCACGCGCCCCATCCACGGCTCGCGGTAGGCGGCCATGGGCCGGCCGCGCAGGAAGTCGCCGACCTCCGGCTGCGACAGGATCCACTGCTGCATCAGCATCTCCACGCGCGCCGTCCAGGGCAGGTCGCGGAACTGGTTGTGCGCCCCCTCGGCCAGCACCATGTGCACGTCGCGCAGCGCGTTCATCACCCCGAACGCGTCGGCCATCACCGTGGTGTTGTTGTCTTCGCGAAAGAAGCGGGCGCAC
This genomic interval carries:
- a CDS encoding gamma-glutamylcyclotransferase family protein, translated to MKYPLAQLFANFRAHHRSDGPEFAACAAADECITIETVEVSVDLSFDEVNRLVAAANTARWRSADVDDEPAAYAERRLHELFATRHTLAVYGTLAPGRPNHHVVAPLGGDWTDGVIEGDLFPEGWGATLGYPACRPRAGGPSVPVKVLSAPALAAAWPAIDRFEGPGYRRILVPVLTRERRLYTVANLYAAAG
- a CDS encoding sigma 54-interacting transcriptional regulator, which produces MLGDRSRQRVYRTYGTWQSASSPPARLRCVSTLCLWYHPFDAGAAASDPLPAELAAAGLTPVPRDRDEPEGPGIVAFSEVSDQLYECIHEASRGGAERVLAVAASPAALADGAGWHLLRAGASDVLARGRPSLATEVAARFQRWSAVDRLVASPLVQNNLIGRSPVWRSVLRQVVEVATFTDAPVLVTGESGTGKELIANLVHSLDTRPRKRDLVVLDCTTVVPELSGSEFFGHERGAFTGAVGVRDGAFALADGGTLFLDEIGELPLVLQAQLLRAVQERTYKRVGGNAWQQSSFRLVCATNRVLQEEVARGRFRSDFYYRIASVTCRVPPLRDRPEDVVPLFLHFLGKFLSGRPVPELDGAVRDFLLRRAYPGNVRDLRQLAARIAYRHVGEGAITLGDLPEDERPMDGAESAGGWPDDALECSLRRALAHGLGLKEIGRLASETAIRIAVGDEAGNLQRAAQRLGVTDRALQMRKAQNGGRSAGSAAN
- a CDS encoding amidohydrolase family protein, with the protein product MIIDCHCHAGTGDGLTGPWDTSAPLDGYLRWAREYGIRRTVIFAAFHSDYLAANRQVAAIVRASPDRFWGFAFVHASRDRGRVAAMVREAVERHGFRGIKVHRHDARISREICEAARAYRLPVLYDVMGEVSAVELLAREYPDVRFIIPHLGSFADDWRAQVALVDPLIRYPNVYTDTSGVRRFDLLQEAVGRAGARKFLFGSDGPWLHPGVELEKIRALHLSDEDERLVLGGNLLRLTARVRPPRAAAAIEGPPPVPAGAHERPAPSDPWEGEAFIP
- a CDS encoding N-acetylmuramidase domain-containing protein, producing MAKLFVGKVQGGMSGGPWWGPEQETSGGSLSADAVARAVAANRSYASSLGWMPHFDAIARAVGFTNQSPDEASLARALALWQARRGLAADGILGPQTWAALRPLLAGGPTSVGGSAGAGGGSPTSVGTAGGFLVHDARLQRLPMPPATPIAIDSRWSRNRQALARTYNRLGGLMSAVGSQLGIDVAAVLAVWRIESGGREHTVGRAIIRFENHYLWDRWGQKNPALYDQHFRHGGRAGVPGKPWVGHMFRESPSGAWEKMHTDDQKSEYRVLALASRLAGEETALKCISMGGPQIMGASHADIGYATARAMYQAFQTSERAHVLGFFDFCRTKLAPGKGGLLLHIRARDWDQVARYYNGSGKVAEYGPLLRAAYQEATRLPLGTANEWETDPDIDADASLEPPAPVEGGGDAGDPGASNEPGADAAPDAVYADAPPPPPPCRCGDPGCACGLSYVTRDGHALRIPHWWLDRLRARLPWPDPRTSMGRLAGLARGARRIGTLRNRRSGKGYPVFAGQAGGRRFGIVTRPAKGRRGGDIVAVRPVRTARPR
- a CDS encoding aminotransferase class I/II-fold pyridoxal phosphate-dependent enzyme, with amino-acid sequence MADFTSALYLGLRHGAGSLRPWARLTTGRPAALADPPGAREVAGALAALAGCGAGTLAPSTLHLFWDLFGVLAAGGAPVHLDAGAYAVARWGAERAAGRGSPVSTFAHHDPDALRRSLRKARGRGAPVVAADGFCPGCGRPAPVAEYAQAVREAGGVLVLDDTQAFGVIGESPGPGAPYGRGGGGSLRRWGVHGEGVLVAASLAKGFGVPGAVLMGDAARVAELEEGSQTRMHCSPPSAAVVAAAERALRVNAEHGDALRLRLARRVALFRRRLAEGGIRPVGGSFPVQSLERAGAIGAGELHARLLRRGVRSVLLAGKVPRLAFLVTAAHRPDQIIHAADALLAAAASESRRTVPWPSYSSARCRAG